In the Zingiber officinale cultivar Zhangliang chromosome 5A, Zo_v1.1, whole genome shotgun sequence genome, TCAAGATGATGCGTGTTTAGACATATTTTAGAAAACTTTAGGGGATAAAATGTAAAAAACAGATAAATGCGATAAATTGTGAGGGCAAGTGAAATTTTCTTCAATTGGCTGGTTATCTCCATCGTTGTGCGTCCGGCGACCTCAGTGCATGATCGCGGTGAGCTGGTGTGGAGCCGATCCGGCGAGTAGGGATGGCGTTGGCCGTTGACAGCGACGGGAGCGGGAGGGGATTCGGCGGCGGAGAGATACACGTGGTGGAGATGGCGGCGGAGTCATCTTCGGCCGTCGATGAGGTCTCCCCCCTCCTGACGGCGGACGGCTCTGGAGATGAGCGACCAAGGATGACCATATTCTCCGTCTCCTATCCCAGGAAGAAACCCGCCAAGGTTTGGACCTATCTTATTTCCCTTCTTTAGTCCTCGACTTGGATCATTTGGGGCTCTTGAGGCTGAGTGATAGTTCATGAGTCGATCATGGTTAATCTTGGGATCGTGAGAGAAtcggaaaaggaaaaaaaatgtcaTCGAATTTTGGAAAGGATACTATATTTCAGTTTAAGTCTGTGAAATCCTTTAAGAACACAACATGGCGATTGGCTATTATTCACTCTAACTGCTATAAATTTTGTCAGGAATCGGCATATAGCTCGACGGATCCAGAAATTAATTTTCTTGTTCAGATTGTCTCATGGATTTGGAGTGGCTCTAGGCATTCTGGGATTCTCTGCGTGTGTTCTTCTTCGATTATCTATAGCATTATCGAAGTGTTGCTAGACATTTTTCCAGGTCAGATGTCTCTTTTGAAATTCGTTACCTTTTTATAATCTTTAGAAGCGTATAGTACTTAGAATTTTCCTTTTGTGTTTTTGGAAAGCTTTGTTTTTTTACTGAATGAGTGTTTCTTCTCATGTTTAACAAGTAAATTACTGTAAATGCTTCATTTTACTGTCAATCACTACAGACGCCATCAAAAGTCTCCAAAACAATATTTAACTCATCAAAGGCATTTTACACTTGTCGCCTTTCCTATCTTATTCCTTCAGCAAAAAAACGTTTTCATTCAATGCCTTAACACTTCTAATACTTTAAAAGCAGCCTTAGTTGTTTATGCATTTGTGAAAAATGCAACCTTTTCTTACCCCCTCTCATGTTGAGGATCCAGCTATGGCAGGTCTACAGTTCGTATATCCTCATGAACATTTTTTTGTTCTGTTTTTTACATTGTTATACCTTTACAAATTTATGGGATGGAATAACTTTTATGTTTAATTAGAAAGAACCTAATTGTCGAATTTCTTTCATATTTCCTAAGATCAGAATACTTTGTCCTAACATACTCACTATAGCCTAGCATGAGATCCATGGGCCATCATACAGTCAATGCACTTAATCAGGATATCAGTTACCTAATTTGGTTGGATGGCATACTTGTATCTACTGGGAAGTATAGGTTAGACTACATGACCTTGcaggaagaaacttggttatcAGTGTCTTCTTGATTCTTAATTTATGAAAATCTTTTACCAAATTTTAGCATAATTTAACTTTTATCACGTGGTTCATTGTTTCTGTCTTTGTAgttttaattgagttttttttttaaatgtcagCAATACCTTGTCCAATTTAGAGTTTGCTGAAAGTTGCATGTTTAAAAAATTTGCTTGAAGTAGTTAATGCTTATCTATCAATTACGTTTCTATTAAACAGATAGATCATCTCCAGTATATCAGACTCTATTTACTAGATGTTCAATCCTTTTCATTGTTTCACTTCTATGGTTGAGAAGGACTGGTCATCCTCTTTGCATTCCAACACATGCAAAGACTATACTACTGCTGAGATCACTCACTGGGTCTGTTTCATTGTTGAGCTTCATCTATAGGTTAGTGCCATTTTGTTTTTGAGGTTTATACTCCTGTGATATGTCTCAGTTGGGTCATTACATTTTAGTTAAATCCCCTTATCCAGTAGTCTTCTCTCTAGATTTCTTCTTTTGTTTGGTCATTGACTTGTTATCTGAAATGGCAATCTGCATGGATTAGTAGATTTATCATCCAATTTTTATGTTGGAAAGATCAAATTGAAAATATTTACTGGATACTATCCTTAGTAACATATAAACTTTTTCAATTACCTTTTGATCCATTGTCTTTTTGTAAAATGATTACAGATTATTTTACTAGATACTTTCCTTTTCAAGATTATTTGTAGCGTCTACTTAGTTGCTGATCCATTCACAGGTCCATCTTTACATTTGAACATATGGAATTACAGATGAAATCTTCTTTATTCtgctattttttaataaaaatattaattatattttcaTTTTAACTCTGCTTTACATTTGAACATATAAATTCAGTGGTTTGATCTATCAGTAAGTCGTTTCTTCAATGATGCATTTGCCAAGATGTTTTTGTTTGCATGGGTTCATATCATTTTACTGATAGGTTTTGAGATTAAGAAATATGGAGATTTTTAGTGCATAAAATCGGTACCGCTGCACAATTTCACATTAGATTGTTTATTTTCTTAAGCATTTGAGTTAGATGAATTTCCATGGTTTTTCTGTATGAGTCTCCACATTTATTTCATTACTTTTAGAATTATTTTGAAGTAATCGCAATATTAACAAACCTCTATCAGTTTGGTCTTGAAACACTTCATAATAGAAAAATAACCAAATTCATCCTTTTTGTTTATTTCAGTGTCCAAAATCTACCTGTGTCCTATGCAGTTATGTTGAATTTTGCAACCCCGATCATGGCATCACTTGGAGCAATAATCATCTTACGGGAGAAATTGCCTCTTCCTTACATTGGAGGTAGCTTATATGCTGACTTTTTTGATGGTTGTATACATATACCTATCTCCTGGATAAATTTGTTTTTGTACTTGTATTAATCATAGAGATGTTTTAGCGGATAATCATCAAATCATTTATTTTGCAAATATTTTTCttacaaattttttttatctttacaTGAGAAACATTTATTGAAAGAAAGGAGATGTAATTACTGTCCATGTTCCAGTTTTGTGAACTGAGCTAAATTAGAACTAGGGCTACATAAGTTGGACAAAAAAACTGACATGTATCAAAGTCGTCTTGATAAAACTGGTAAAGGAAAAACTGTGTTTCACATTTGTCTTAAGATTAGGCATAGGCTTATTCtactatatatattttctttagcTGGGCTTGTGGTAGTGCATCATTTAATAAGACTATCGCATATGAGCCAAATGACTAATCAAATTTTGTTGCTAAGCTGTATGATTCTATTTCTCAATGCTAAGCTGTATGGTTCTATTTCTCAATCTCACATATCAGGGCAGTGGGAAATTTTTTCTTGAACTTCTCTAATCCATTATTGAACGGTACAGACTTCAGGAGTAACAGAAGTACAGAGATagctattattatttaaattcctTTGGGAATTAACATCTATTTTTCACAAGATAGGTGATATAATAGATTGATGATAGAATGTTGTCTTTGAGTGTATTGGTCAAGGCCTGATATAATTCTGGTTCTCACATCATAAAGTATGCTGGTCCCTGACTATTTGGATAAATTATTCAACTTTTTTAGCACTAATAAACTATTAGCTTATTCATTGTTTTGAGGCTCCTGTTATtatgttaataatttttaaaatatagagCTGGTAATTTCTTTCTTCAATAACTAAGCCATTGTAGTTTCTGAATTAtgtaaccaaatatttttgtatattttagAAAAAGGGGGCAATTTACAAATTGATGGCCAGCTTTGTACTTAACATTAAGTATAGATAGGTTAGAAGTGGGACCTAATGGTTGTTAAAGTACTCACCTTTATCCCTCTCAGTAGAAATATGTGTTACATTTGATTGGGGCATCAGCTTCTATTATTGTTTTCCTTCCTCAAGACGTTTGAATGTAaaacttgatgcttccttataacACGCTTTACTGTTAAATAAACTGGAATTCTGTTCCTTTTTAATCTAAGCAATAACaataaatttattcatttatgttTGTGCATCAGGTTTAGTTTGCAGTTTTCTTGGTCTATTCTTGATTTTTCAACCTGTGCTTCTTATGGGAGGTAAGGTCTTTTGCTGATCTGAACGTGTACTCTTTGTTCTGCATGAAGCAATCTAGTGAAACATTGTCATCAGTTTCTCATATGTTATCtgtatattttcttttcttattttaatgtttgctctttagccttggcgcaacggtaaagttgttgctttgtgaccaaaaggtcacgggttcgaatcctggaaacaacctcttgcaaaaagcaaggtaaggttgcgtacaatggatccttccccgggaccccacgTGGCAGGAGCTTTGTGCACCAGGCTGCCCTTCTTGTCCATTCCGTCAAAGGTTATCTTTTTTAAATGGTTGTTTACATGATTTGCATGTTTTTAGATTGTGTGGAATCTTTTATTTTCTAGTGAAAAGAATATTGGATTGTTGGAAAGCATGTAGTTGTTTGCATTATTATTCCTGTGCAACATGTTGGTAAATCACCAGTCTTAGAGATTATAGTAAAAATAAGCAAGGAAGATAGTGCATACCTCAAATACGTTTCTTTGATTGAAAAATTGATCATTAAACTATTAATTGTCATATTAGCATAAGTATGATTCACTTGTGATATAGTCTTGTATAGAGATCATTGGAGGTTAAGATACCTGTAGCCAAACCCTGATAATTGACACAAGCACAGCTTGATGATCTGTTGATGAGTTTAAATATGATTTCCACTATCAGTTTTAGCTAAAAGTATATAAACGTCGAAAGGGTGCCTTGTGATCACCGATACTTCTGAATCTTAGTGTTATGAGAGACTGTAATTATGTTCTGCAGCAAGGTAATTTTGGACTTTTAGCTAACCATGTCTAATTATCCAAATATTCAGATTGCCTTGCCAACCATCTATCCTCTAATCAAGATCCACAGAATAGCAGTTCTGCTTCAACTGATCTATCCTCTAATCAAGATCCACAGAATAGCAGTTCTGCTTCAACTGAAATGTGAAAATAGAAGCCCACATATTGACAGTTTGGTTGTTCTTGATACGTATATATTCTCCAATTGTATTGAATATACCATATCAGTATGCTTTATGGTTGTACTCATCATTTTATGTTTTCATTTGTTAAAAAGCTGCTTAAGATTTTGGTTAAACTTATATCCACACCTGAAAGAAGGGGCACAGAATTTCAGTAAACTAGAGGGGGTGTACATATAATTTACTCAAGCAACATATAACTCAGTGTGTGCTAGTTTGCATCATACTGCAACCTCTCTGATTGAAGAAACAGCTCTTTCCTTTTTCACTTTTCATTTGCACATTCCAATATTTAACATCGGGGTTTCCATACATGTAGGTGACAGTGTCGCCAATGGAGAAAAGCATGCCTTGTTTGCTATTTTAATTGGTATATTTTCAACAATTCTGGGTGGAGTTAGCTACTGTCTTGTACGTGCTGGTGCAAAGGCAACGGATCAACCCATGTAAAGTTCTACCTGCTAAATGATCAGAGCCTGTTAGCTGTGTTTTATGTTTATTCTTCTTGTTATTTCTTTGCTGATCAACTTTTTTATCATTAATTTCTGAATGGCATTGTAGTTTGTGAACGTCAAAATTGCACAACttaatttaaaagttgaataCAATCTTAATTACCTAAATACTCGgttaatttttcctatttttcacAGGTACACAGTTCTTTCATTTGCAATACTTGCTCTTCCTCTCTCAGCCATACTCATTTTGGTAAATCAGGTACAATCtgttaatgaataataaattttttattatataatcacTAGCTATATCTATCAGCAAAAAATAGTCGTTATTTCCATGGTTACAGTAATTTGTCTAGGTTATGAAATAATCATGCTCTAATTCATTTCAGAGATTCTCTGACCATTTTTAGGAGATGAGCTACAGGAATTATATTTCACATTTTtgtaatatatttatattattaaactTTTACATATTTATATTTCACCAGGCACAAGTGGTTTTCCTCCCAAAAGATCCCCCTTCAAACATGGTCAACTGATCATTCTACCCTTAAAAcagtaaatagaaaataaataaatccatgaggaCATAATGTTCATTTGGTTGTAAATACCAAATACccttataaattcaaaataatatatctatatctatctatatatatatatatatatatttttggttcattTTTTCCCCTGGCCTTGCAGGCTAGTCCAGCCCCCTAACCCATGCCGAGTACAACACAGGACAACCATGCCAAGACCCATGCTTCATTTAGGCAGCTGGATCAAGCACCACCGCTTGACACCCCTATTCTTGAGTTTCATTTACTACATAATTATCATAATTAGACTCAGTTATCTGTTACTGGCCTTAGTTAACTTCTTTAGTTTAGGCGCAATGAGCTATCGCCATTTATTGTTACTATTATATTCTTTTACTTTCACTCAACAGGCAAAAACGAACAAGGGTTTAACATTTTCATTCATCACTCAACAGGCAAAAACGTTTCAATATACACAAGTTAAGCACgtcaattttcttttaaatcaaattagatcGAACAAGGGTTTCTAACATCGTTTTAGTCCAAATAGATGGAAGTTCTAGCATGTGCCAGTCTTGATGCTAAACTGTTATTAGGAGATACTTATATGGCCCTTTTGTTATCTAAACCAATACATGGGAAGAAATTGTTTCCTTCATGGACGAGAACAATGATGTAAACACGCTTACAAGAGTTAATGAGGCCTGTTGTTTTCGCAGTAAACGCTATGCCTTCGAGTATCTTCTCTTTCGTATTGACTTAACTTCAGTGTTATTGAGTGGTTCTGCCTTACTGAGTAAGCATATTTTAATTGCAAATTGTATCAAATTGTATTTCTTCTTATTTAAACTCCAATTCCAGGAATTTGTTGTACCCGATCTATTCACTTTTCTCCTGGCAATCACGCTTGGTGTCTTGGCATTTCTTGCAGAGGTACCATATTGTACTTCATGATCTGCATCATACTTACCGGGGCTTATCGTCATTTAAGTAATACACAAGCTGAATTTTGCTGAAATAAGCTACTTTGCAGGTGCTTCTAGCTCGTGGGCTTCACCTAGACAAAATAGCTAAAACTACAAACGTTCTTTACTTAAAGGTCGTATTTCTTGCACATTTCAGTcattgttaaatgccttttgacATTTGCTGGGATGATAAATCAACATCATTTTATTTGCCTAGTAACCTTTGCAAACTTTACAAATTGTATTCTTTTAATGCCAAAATTTGACTTGCATCGATTGACTATTGTAGCATACAAATCCAAACACTTATTAGTGCCAATCttcagacaaaaaaaaaagataccTTTTGATTTAATATTCTCCTTAAGTAATGCCTTCGAATAATCTTGATGCAGGTGCTTTTATCGCAAATGTGGAGCCTGACTTTCAAGGGGGCCTCTCCAACTTTAAACAAACTCATTGGATGTTTGCTCATTTTGGCTTCCATCTGCGGCACTTCCTATATTGCTCTGGAAAAGGAAAATGATTGATTCAGGTTGCATCAGTTGGAAACACCACTTATTCATCCATTCTTTCAATAATGTAGTGTTTGAAATTTGTAATTGCCTTCTTGAATTCGAAGGAAGTCGAAGAGTGATTCCTATGCTTACATGCATATGCTCCATCCAAAATAACTTGTGATTAAATGCATCATAATTTCAATAGGTATAGATAGATTCCCTAAGTCATCCCCGAAGAGTTGAGGAATTCCTCGTGGTATAGAGGGTCGCCCTTGTAAAATTACTGTATTAGGGTCGACAATTTGGGTTACTCAGACCATTTGTATCAAATAAAAAAGttcaactaaaattaattaaatttcttgTTATGCGAATAACTGTTTTATCTACATGGCCACTAGACTCATCTTATTTTATAACATTTGTTCATCATCATTATTATTATCTTTTAGTAGCATGGTGTTATAGTATAGAACCCTCCTCTATAGatcatcttataaattataatgaAGGATTGCATCGtacaaatatatattttaatgtcacattgaatttcaaaatcataacatTTATTAGGATAAATTGTTTTTTAAGCTATGAGAGTTATTTTGTCTGATTTTGTTTTATGTTGGCAATAACAAGAGAAGAAGCATCCCACTGACGATGAGACCATTGTCTTAAAAATATGATATAGTCGACTGGAAGTGTGTTCGTGTTCGACAGTGGCCCTGATGCACCTccttacaaattaaataaaaagttttaaaaaattcaataagCTTATGCCATTTTTCGAACCACAACAGGCACATCGACAGTCGGCTAAATGCCCAGACCGACCCATATTGAAGGAAGATGCCACATTATGTCTTTCGTTCGAAAATGCACATACAAACCCACTCGCAGTTTATAGTAGTCGCTGATAGAGAAAGGATGTTTCGCTAGAATTAACTGAAAGAAAGGCTAGATTGAGCATTCTTTAACAGAACACAGCACAGCATTCTTAGTCAGTAGAGGCATTAAGTATTTTAGTCGATAATCACTACTACATCAAAATAAAACTTTGATCAATAGCTTGATATGAACTAAAGCAAACACCCTATCAAACTCCAGTAGGAATGAACTTGATCGGTATATACTGGCAAAACCAAAAACTTAACAGTGCTATGAAGTTTCTTATCTTTTCAAGCATCTGCCAGTGATTCATCATGCCCGCGAGCACAGAGCCGAGTACCATTTTTGAGATGCCATAGGACCTAGCagaaatagattgggagaagcaGAAAAGCCGAGACAGTGTGGAGAAGAGCAGCCCATGGTGCGGCCGATCTAGATCTTAGCAGAACCACACCTCAAACAACAAAAAAAGAAGGGGGATGGCATTGTTAAAGACCTTAGTAAGGTTAACCTAACAGCATTAAATTAACAGTCTTAAAACATGATTAATCTGCTACGAAGATCAAGTGCAGTGTCAGAAATAAAGTCGTAAAACAGAATACTGAACTAGAAAAGTAACCTCTCCATATGCCAGTAAGCTGAGGAGAGTGCTCCAACCAATGGAAGGATCCAAAGCTTCATTGTTCGAACTTAACCACTTTAAGCAAACTAAATTATAGTAGGTCCAAAGATACTCCAAGGTCCCCCCACTTGTAACAGTTTCCGATGACCACAATGTAGTTCAGCTATTGCTCCTGCTCCTGCTCCTGCTCCTGCTCCTGCTCTGTTTGCCATCCCTGCTGAAGTCATTTAGCATCAGTTGTTGCAATCACAATAGAACACCATTTCAATGACTAAGAGATCCATGTTCGAATTTCAAAGCAAATATCATTACCCATTGGCATAAGGAGATTGTTCAGGGTGATTTGGCAGTGAAGGACTGTAGTTCTTCTCAGGGCCAGGACTTCTGAAATCAGTGCCGACAAAtgcaaaatgaaaatcaatttgctAGTACATACCAAAATGAGAGTTCAGCAGGAATACTTATTGACATAAGGAGAAGCTTCACGCCGATGAGCAGGAGATCTACTCCTAGGCGAATAGCTGCGACGAGGAGATTTTCTCGCTCCTGGGCTGCTACTTCTGCCAACAGGAAAATGGTTCATTATATTTCATGAGAGCACATGCATATGTAATGCAGTTATATATTGCCTTAGCTAGTTTATTATGTGAGAAGGGTAGAGAAAAAAACATTCAATGATTTAGTAATCAATGCCAGAATATGAATTCAGATGACAAACCTATTGGTATTAGGAGAATCTCTACGACGATATGCTGGTGACCTACTTTTAGGAGAATAGCTGCGACGAGAAGAATTTCTCGTTACTGGGCTGCGACTTCTGCCAACAGGAAAAAGGTTCCTTATATTGCATGAGAGCACATGCATATGTAATGCAGTCATATATTGCCTTAGCTAGTTTATAATGAGTGAGTATGCGAGAAgggtagagaaaaaaaaaatcatttgatgATTTGGTATTCAATGCCAGAATATGAATTCAGATGACAAACCTATTAGCATTAGGAGAATCTCTACGACGATATGCTGGTGACCTACTTTTAGGAGAATAGCTGCGACGACGAGGAGATCTTCTCCCTCGTGGACTTCGATTTCTGCTAAcagaaaaaagaataaaaaaggcTTTACACATTTACCTCGATGTTACAGAAGCATTTTACATGGCACATGTCTAATAGCATGTGCTATCTTTTCTAGACCCAGATGCACATACTGTGCTCTC is a window encoding:
- the LOC121982435 gene encoding uncharacterized transporter jhp_1155-like; amino-acid sequence: MALAVDSDGSGRGFGGGEIHVVEMAAESSSAVDEVSPLLTADGSGDERPRMTIFSVSYPRKKPAKESAYSSTDPEINFLVQIVSWIWSGSRHSGILCVCSSSIIYSIIEVLLDIFPDRSSPVYQTLFTRCSILFIVSLLWLRRTGHPLCIPTHAKTILLLRSLTGSVSLLSFIYSVQNLPVSYAVMLNFATPIMASLGAIIILREKLPLPYIGGLVCSFLGLFLIFQPVLLMGGDSVANGEKHALFAILIGIFSTILGGVSYCLVRAGAKATDQPMYTVLSFAILALPLSAILILVNQEFVVPDLFTFLLAITLGVLAFLAEVLLARGLHLDKIAKTTNVLYLKVLLSQMWSLTFKGASPTLNKLIGCLLILASICGTSYIALEKEND
- the LOC121982436 gene encoding serine/arginine-rich splicing factor RSZ21-like isoform X3, coding for MLMGPRVWVARRPPGYGFVEFDDRRDALDAIHDLDGKHGWRVELSHNSKGEGGGRDRRGRGGGGGDMNCYECGEPGHFARECRLRIGSGGLGSGRRRSPSPPRHRSSPSYGRGNRSPRGRRSPRRRSYSPKSRSPAYRRRDSPNANRSRSPVTRNSSRRSYSPKSRSPAYRRRDSPNTNRSSSPGARKSPRRSYSPRSRSPAHRREASPYVNKSPGPEKNYSPSLPNHPEQSPYANGRDGKQSRSRSRSRSRSNS
- the LOC121982436 gene encoding serine/arginine-rich splicing factor RSZ21A-like isoform X2 — translated: MSRVYVGNLDSRTTEKDLEDEFRTFGVLRSVWVARRPPGYGFVEFDDRRDALDAIHDLDGKHGWRVELSHNSKGEGGGRDRRGRGGGGGDMNCYECGEPGHFARECRLRIGSGGLGSGRRRSPSPPRHRSSPSYGRGNRSPRGRRSPRRRSYSPKSRSPAYRRRDSPNANRSRSPVTRNSSRRSYSPKSRSPAYRRRDSPNTNRSSSPGARKSPRRSYSPRSRSPAHRREASPYVNKSPGPEKNYSPSLPNHPEQSPYANGDGKQSRSRSRSRSRSNS
- the LOC121982436 gene encoding serine/arginine-rich splicing factor RSZ21-like isoform X1, which produces MSRVYVGNLDSRTTEKDLEDEFRTFGVLRSVWVARRPPGYGFVEFDDRRDALDAIHDLDGKHGWRVELSHNSKGEGGGRDRRGRGGGGGDMNCYECGEPGHFARECRLRIGSGGLGSGRRRSPSPPRHRSSPSYGRGNRSPRGRRSPRRRSYSPKSRSPAYRRRDSPNANRSRSPVTRNSSRRSYSPKSRSPAYRRRDSPNTNRSSSPGARKSPRRSYSPRSRSPAHRREASPYVNKSPGPEKNYSPSLPNHPEQSPYANGRDGKQSRSRSRSRSRSNS